One Ricinus communis isolate WT05 ecotype wild-type chromosome 2, ASM1957865v1, whole genome shotgun sequence DNA segment encodes these proteins:
- the LOC8280357 gene encoding uncharacterized protein At5g65660 — MESEEATQPSIGFPLALALLLVFLCFMSGLFLSCLHWNKLRALLGASSTHDQDSHIQDDIEYALHKSAPARQELENEGKSLPVLMPGDDTPKFIAIPCPCQPPIVQKSSLKLQKPLS; from the exons ATGGAGAGTGAAGAAGCAACTCAACCATCAATAGGGTTTCCTCTGGCTTTAGCTCTTCTGTTGGTCTTCTTGTGTTTCATGAGCGGGTTGTTCCTTAGCTGCCTCCACTGGAACAAGCTACGAGCCTTACTTGGAGCTTCTTCAACTCATGATCAAGACAGCCATATCCAAGATGATATAGAATATGCACTCCATAAATCTGCTCCTGCCCGTCAG GAATTAGAAAATGAAGGGAAGAGCCTGCCAGTGTTGATGCCAGGAGATGATACACCAAAATTCATTGCAATACCATGCCCATGCCAGCCTCCTATTGTTCAGAAATCCTCTCTCAAACTGCAGAAGCCACTCTCTTAA